A section of the Myxocyprinus asiaticus isolate MX2 ecotype Aquarium Trade chromosome 40, UBuf_Myxa_2, whole genome shotgun sequence genome encodes:
- the LOC127430608 gene encoding chloride intracellular channel protein 4-like gives MAEAPKIELFVKASDDGESVGNCPFCQRLFMILWLKGANFTLTTVDMKRAPEVLKDLAPGSQPPFLIYNGEVRTDTNKIEEFLEETLAPPQFPKLCCRYKESNTAGDDIFHKFSAYIKNPNPGLNDMLEKKFLKSLMMLDQYLLTPLPNELDQNPDAAQSTRLYLDGNSLTLADCNLLPKLHIVKVVCKKYRGFEIPAELKGLTKYLEKAYKEDVFNFTCPKDKEILHAYHSVAKYLNK, from the exons atgGCTGAAGCAccaaagattgaactttttgtcaAG GCAAGTGATGATGGTGAGAGTGTTGGTAACTGCCCGTTTTGTCAGCGGCTCTTCATGATTCTCTGGCTGAAAGGGGCAAACTTCACCCTTACCACAGTAGACATGAAAAG AGCTCCTGAGGTACTTAAGGACCTGGCTCCAGGCTCTCAGCCCCCCTTCCTCATCTATAACGGAGAGGTCCGCACTGACACCAACAAGATTGAAGAGTTTCTAGAAGAGACCCTTGCTCCCCCGCA GTTTCCCAAGTTATGTTGCCGCTATAAGGAGTCTAACACCGCTGGAGATGACATCTTTCACAAATTCTCAGCATACATCAAAAATCCCAATCCTGGCCTCAATGACA TGTTGGAGAAGAAATTTCTAAAGAGCTTGATGATGCTGGATCAGTACCTGTTGACTCCACTTCCTAATGAACTGGACCAAAATCCAGATGCAGCCCAATCCACAAGACTCTACCTGGACGGAAACTCATTAACTCTTGCAGACTGCAACTTGCTACCAAAACTGCACATTGTCAAG GTGGTGTGTAAGAAGTATCGTGGTTTTGAGATCCCCGCAGAGCTAAAAGGCCTGACGAAATACTTGGAAAAAGCATACAAGGAGGATGTGTTCAACTTCACCTGTCCAAAAGACAAGGAGATCCTGCATGCCTACCATTCAGTAGCCAAATATCTCAACAAATAG